The Methanolacinia petrolearia DSM 11571 genome has a segment encoding these proteins:
- a CDS encoding 30S ribosomal protein S14, producing the protein MAQKKSKNQKTPEKIYGRGANECQMCGRKQGLVRRYKIMLCRQCFRESAQKIGFKKMN; encoded by the coding sequence ATGGCACAGAAAAAATCAAAGAACCAGAAGACACCTGAGAAGATCTACGGCCGCGGTGCGAACGAGTGCCAGATGTGCGGAAGAAAGCAGGGCCTTGTAAGAAGATACAAGATAATGCTTTGCCGCCAGTGTTTCCGTGAATCTGCCCAGAAGATCGGGTTTAAGAAGATGAATTAG
- a CDS encoding 50S ribosomal protein L5: protein MNLMQDVHIDKVVVHMSVGESGDKLVKAENIISEITGQKPVRTIAKRTQPAFGIRKGQPIGCKVYLRGKTAEDFVETSLSILENKIFESQFDRSGNLSYGVEEHTDFPGQSYDPMIGIYGMDVNVILEKKGIRIARRNIERKKLPSKQRVTREDAVKFMTEKYQVEVL from the coding sequence ATGAACCTAATGCAGGACGTTCATATCGACAAGGTTGTTGTCCACATGAGCGTCGGTGAATCAGGTGACAAGCTTGTAAAGGCTGAAAATATCATCAGCGAGATTACAGGCCAGAAACCTGTCCGCACGATTGCAAAGAGAACACAGCCTGCCTTCGGAATCAGGAAGGGTCAGCCCATCGGCTGCAAGGTATATCTCAGGGGAAAGACCGCAGAGGATTTCGTCGAGACTTCCTTAAGCATCCTTGAGAACAAGATCTTTGAATCACAGTTCGACCGCTCGGGAAACCTCTCATACGGAGTAGAGGAACATACCGACTTCCCGGGACAGTCATACGATCCGATGATCGGTATCTACGGCATGGACGTAAACGTAATCCTTGAAAAGAAAGGAATACGGATCGCACGGCGGAACATTGAGAGAAAGAAGCTCCCGTCAAAGCAGAGAGTAACACGTGAAGATGCCGTCAAATTCATGACGGAAAAATACCAGGTGGAGGTGCTCTGA
- the rplX gene encoding 50S ribosomal protein L24, with protein MVRIASTQPRKQRKARYNAPLHARGKFLNAALASDLQEKYGKKSCRIVVGDTVKVQRGDFRGEEGVVDGVDTEKGTVIVHGVSVTKVDGTEVPRPVYASSVTITKLKLDDKKREERLEAGN; from the coding sequence ATGGTTAGAATTGCAAGTACACAGCCAAGAAAACAGCGCAAAGCGCGCTACAACGCACCTCTGCATGCACGCGGAAAGTTCCTGAACGCTGCTCTCGCATCGGACTTACAGGAAAAATACGGCAAAAAGAGCTGCCGTATTGTAGTCGGTGACACTGTAAAGGTCCAGAGAGGAGACTTCAGGGGCGAGGAAGGAGTCGTCGACGGTGTCGACACCGAGAAGGGAACAGTCATCGTTCACGGCGTATCCGTTACAAAAGTCGACGGAACCGAGGTCCCGAGACCCGTATACGCATCGAGCGTGACGATTACAAAGCTCAAACTCGATGATAAAAAGCGTGAAGAGAGACTGGAGGCCGGAAACTAA
- a CDS encoding 50S ribosomal protein L32e — protein MAEDKIRLIRARNAQRGSFKRQGLSRKKKLDDTWRRPRGLQSKQRKGYRAKGAHPQPGYGSPKAVRGMHPSGFEDVLVYNLADLENLNPEIQAIRIASTVGNKKREEIQKKAEELGFRVLNQKEVIKPSEKKAAKAEEKSEEEVSEEEEATEETEPEEEEVVEEAEAAEEEEVKSDE, from the coding sequence ATGGCTGAAGATAAAATAAGACTAATCAGGGCCAGAAACGCCCAGCGTGGGTCCTTTAAGCGCCAGGGTCTTTCCAGGAAGAAGAAACTGGATGACACATGGAGAAGGCCACGCGGTCTCCAGAGCAAACAGAGGAAAGGGTACCGTGCAAAGGGAGCACACCCGCAGCCGGGCTACGGAAGCCCGAAGGCTGTCCGCGGAATGCACCCGAGCGGCTTTGAGGATGTACTCGTATACAACCTTGCCGACCTGGAAAACCTGAACCCTGAAATACAGGCAATCAGGATCGCCTCTACAGTCGGAAACAAGAAGAGAGAGGAGATCCAGAAAAAAGCCGAAGAGCTCGGATTCAGGGTCCTGAACCAGAAGGAAGTTATCAAACCTTCAGAGAAGAAAGCGGCAAAGGCCGAAGAGAAATCTGAAGAGGAAGTTTCCGAAGAGGAAGAAGCCACCGAAGAGACCGAACCTGAAGAGGAAGAGGTCGTCGAAGAGGCTGAAGCCGCAGAGGAAGAAGAGGTGAAGAGCGATGAGTGA
- the secY gene encoding preprotein translocase subunit SecY produces MGQMLDRMEPLLAAMPAVKAPEGHVHFKNKMLWTAAVLILYFILTNVQIFGLSPDSQDLLGMYRTLLAGAYGSLLHLGIGPIVTASIVLQLLNGADLLGINTSETRGQVMYMGLQKLLIFVMIVLEAAPNVIGGFLQPSTQVAMDFFGGSTTMVTLLIFLQLCIGGVLIFLMDEVVTKWGVGSGVGLFIVAGISQGLMNGFLNWDKATDNFSEGFFPRLFEVLTQGANFIDYFGLDLLALFTTLLIFGIVVYAESTRIEIPLAHSAVRGARGRFPVKLIYASVLPMILVRVLQANWQMFGLFLNNIGITILGEFDGQNPVNGIMYVTAPINSPENWMWWLSDLGHPVWEVILRMGIDFFVMVIGGAIFALFWVKTAGLDSSHVAKQIQRSGMHIPGYRRNEQVLVKYLDRYIPRVTVIGGVAVGFLSVLANYLGVIGSVGGTGLLLTVSIVYRLYEEIANEQIMEMYPFMRGFFGKE; encoded by the coding sequence ATGGGACAAATGCTGGATCGAATGGAGCCCTTACTTGCGGCCATGCCCGCTGTAAAGGCACCCGAAGGACACGTCCACTTCAAGAACAAGATGTTGTGGACCGCTGCAGTACTAATACTGTATTTTATTCTGACCAATGTACAGATCTTCGGGCTGAGTCCCGACTCTCAGGATCTGCTTGGTATGTACCGAACATTGCTCGCAGGAGCATACGGGTCCTTACTCCACCTGGGTATCGGACCTATAGTTACAGCATCAATCGTCCTCCAGCTTTTAAACGGTGCCGACCTTCTAGGCATCAATACCTCTGAAACACGCGGGCAGGTCATGTACATGGGCCTGCAGAAACTGCTTATCTTCGTGATGATCGTTCTCGAAGCGGCACCGAACGTTATAGGCGGATTCCTTCAGCCGAGCACTCAGGTTGCAATGGATTTCTTCGGTGGCAGCACGACTATGGTCACTTTGCTTATATTCCTCCAGTTGTGCATAGGCGGCGTCCTCATATTCCTTATGGACGAAGTCGTCACAAAATGGGGAGTAGGCTCCGGAGTCGGACTTTTCATTGTAGCCGGTATATCCCAGGGGCTGATGAACGGTTTCCTAAACTGGGACAAAGCAACCGATAACTTTTCAGAGGGTTTCTTCCCCAGACTCTTTGAAGTTCTTACACAGGGGGCGAACTTCATCGATTATTTCGGTCTGGATCTTCTTGCATTATTTACGACATTACTGATATTCGGAATCGTCGTATATGCAGAGTCCACAAGGATCGAGATCCCGCTTGCACATTCTGCAGTAAGAGGCGCACGCGGAAGATTCCCTGTAAAGCTCATCTATGCCAGTGTCCTGCCGATGATTCTCGTAAGGGTCCTTCAGGCTAACTGGCAGATGTTCGGACTTTTCCTTAACAACATAGGAATTACCATACTTGGAGAATTTGACGGTCAGAACCCGGTCAACGGTATAATGTATGTCACCGCTCCGATCAACAGTCCTGAAAACTGGATGTGGTGGCTGTCTGACCTTGGCCATCCTGTATGGGAGGTCATCCTCAGGATGGGAATCGATTTCTTCGTAATGGTCATCGGAGGTGCGATATTCGCATTGTTCTGGGTCAAGACCGCCGGTCTCGACTCATCGCATGTCGCAAAGCAGATCCAGAGAAGCGGAATGCACATTCCGGGATACAGGCGCAACGAGCAGGTTCTTGTAAAATACCTCGACAGGTACATCCCGAGAGTTACCGTCATAGGCGGAGTTGCAGTGGGATTCCTCAGTGTTCTCGCCAACTATCTCGGTGTCATTGGTTCTGTCGGCGGAACAGGATTGCTTCTGACCGTAAGTATAGTATACAGGCTGTATGAAGAGATTGCAAACGAACAGATCATGGAAATGTATCCGTTTATGCGCGGATTCTTCGGAAAAGAATAA
- the rpmC gene encoding 50S ribosomal protein L29: MAIFRASEVSQFSDAELTEQLSKLELELVQDLGKVSAGGAPENPGRIHEVKRTIARIKTEQTKRSKEA, from the coding sequence ATGGCAATATTCCGTGCATCCGAAGTCAGCCAGTTCAGTGACGCTGAACTGACAGAACAGCTCTCAAAACTGGAGCTTGAGCTCGTTCAGGATCTTGGCAAGGTCAGCGCAGGAGGAGCACCGGAGAACCCCGGTCGCATCCACGAAGTAAAGCGCACGATCGCCAGGATCAAAACGGAGCAGACAAAGAGGAGTAAAGAGGCGTGA
- a CDS encoding uL15m family ribosomal protein, translating to MPVNKRSKYRGSRTCGGGTHKNRRGAGNRGGKGRAGHRDHRFTHFLLADEVHNGKHGFFQQNASKVKAIDVGKLDQMADDLVACGAATLEGDSITIDAEQIGIDKILGGGKITHKLIITAKEFSESARSKIEESGGQALTA from the coding sequence ATGCCTGTTAACAAGAGATCAAAATACCGCGGATCACGCACATGCGGCGGTGGAACACACAAAAACCGCAGAGGTGCAGGAAACAGGGGCGGAAAAGGCCGTGCAGGACACAGGGACCACAGGTTTACCCACTTCCTGCTCGCTGATGAGGTTCATAACGGAAAGCACGGGTTCTTCCAACAGAATGCTTCAAAAGTAAAGGCAATCGATGTTGGAAAGCTCGACCAGATGGCAGATGACCTTGTGGCCTGCGGCGCCGCAACCCTTGAAGGTGATTCAATCACAATCGATGCAGAACAGATCGGAATTGATAAAATACTTGGAGGGGGAAAAATTACTCATAAACTGATAATTACCGCCAAGGAATTTTCCGAATCTGCGAGATCGAAGATCGAGGAGAGCGGCGGTCAGGCTCTAACCGCCTAA
- a CDS encoding 30S ribosomal protein S8 — MTRLNPIADAMSAIKNASDTGKTSCIVEPAGKLLGSMLGIMKEEGYIEGFELIDDGRGGQFKVSLNGNINKCGVISPRFAVKTDEIEKWENQYLPAKNFGLLIMTTSHGVISHESARQKGIGGELLAYVY, encoded by the coding sequence ATGACAAGATTAAATCCTATTGCAGATGCAATGAGCGCCATCAAGAACGCCTCTGATACAGGCAAGACCTCCTGCATCGTAGAGCCCGCAGGAAAACTTCTCGGCTCGATGCTCGGAATCATGAAAGAGGAAGGCTACATCGAAGGCTTTGAACTGATTGACGACGGAAGGGGCGGACAGTTTAAGGTCAGCCTCAACGGAAACATCAACAAATGCGGTGTTATTTCGCCAAGATTTGCAGTGAAGACCGACGAGATCGAAAAATGGGAAAACCAGTACCTTCCTGCAAAGAACTTCGGACTGCTGATAATGACCACCTCTCACGGGGTCATTTCGCACGAGAGCGCACGCCAGAAAGGTATCGGCGGCGAACTTCTCGCGTATGTATACTGA
- the rpl6p gene encoding 50S ribosomal protein L6: protein MITENRIEIPEGVNAEITGGKLVVSGKKGTLERLMRYPGITIRIEDGELIISTESQRKKIYAMLGTYASHAKNMFRGVNEEYEYGMKVVYSHFPIQLKEIGGKLEIVNFLGEKEPRYADIPEGVKMKIAGDEITLTGIDKELVGTTASRIEKATKVRGRDTRVFQDGIYIVSKA from the coding sequence ATGATTACAGAGAACAGAATTGAAATCCCTGAAGGAGTTAATGCAGAGATCACCGGCGGAAAACTGGTTGTCTCGGGAAAGAAAGGGACTCTGGAGCGTTTAATGCGTTACCCCGGCATCACAATCAGAATCGAAGACGGAGAGCTGATAATCTCGACCGAATCACAGAGAAAGAAGATCTATGCGATGCTCGGGACATATGCATCACATGCGAAGAACATGTTCCGCGGTGTCAACGAGGAATACGAATACGGCATGAAGGTCGTATACAGCCACTTCCCTATTCAGTTAAAGGAAATCGGCGGAAAACTCGAGATCGTAAACTTCCTCGGGGAGAAGGAACCGAGATATGCGGATATTCCTGAAGGTGTCAAGATGAAGATCGCCGGAGACGAGATCACACTCACAGGCATCGACAAGGAACTTGTAGGAACCACAGCTTCAAGGATAGAGAAGGCCACCAAAGTCAGGGGTCGTGACACCCGTGTATTCCAGGATGGCATATATATTGTGAGCAAGGCGTGA
- a CDS encoding 50S ribosomal protein L14, translating into MKAKQSRTPRALATGSKLTCADNTGARQVQVVSVNQYHGVRKRQPKLGLGDMATVSVKKGTPDMRRKLEKAVVIRQKKEIRRINGLRLSFEDNAMVITNERGEPKGTEIKGPVAREVAERFPKIGSMATIIV; encoded by the coding sequence ATGAAAGCAAAGCAGTCCAGAACTCCGAGAGCGCTTGCAACAGGTTCGAAACTTACCTGTGCAGACAACACCGGTGCAAGGCAGGTCCAGGTAGTATCTGTCAACCAGTACCATGGTGTAAGAAAGCGCCAGCCGAAGCTCGGCCTTGGAGATATGGCAACAGTATCAGTAAAGAAAGGAACTCCCGATATGCGCCGCAAACTTGAAAAAGCGGTAGTTATCAGGCAGAAAAAAGAGATCAGAAGGATCAACGGCCTGCGCCTTTCCTTTGAGGACAACGCAATGGTCATCACAAACGAGCGCGGCGAACCGAAGGGCACCGAGATCAAAGGACCGGTTGCAAGAGAGGTTGCCGAACGTTTCCCGAAGATCGGCTCCATGGCGACGATCATTGTATGA
- a CDS encoding 30S ribosomal protein S17 yields the protein MAKNIGLNVNIPEKECDDVNCPFHGNLPVRGQVITGKVVSDRMQGSVVVARDYLHYVKKYKRYEKRSSKLHAHNPPCLGAKVGDTVKIAECRPLSKTKTFVVVEVTEE from the coding sequence ATGGCTAAAAATATAGGGTTAAACGTTAACATTCCCGAAAAGGAATGCGACGACGTAAACTGTCCATTTCATGGCAATTTGCCGGTACGCGGCCAGGTGATTACCGGCAAAGTCGTGAGTGACCGAATGCAGGGATCTGTTGTTGTTGCAAGAGATTACCTGCACTACGTGAAGAAGTACAAGCGTTACGAAAAACGCTCGTCAAAGCTTCACGCACACAACCCTCCGTGTCTTGGAGCCAAGGTCGGCGACACTGTAAAGATCGCAGAGTGCAGACCGCTCTCCAAGACAAAGACCTTCGTAGTAGTGGAGGTGACTGAGGAATGA
- a CDS encoding 30S ribosomal protein S3, whose protein sequence is MAVERRFVEDGVRAARVEKYLRKELKRAGYGGTEIVRTPLGTQITIYAEKPGIVIGKGGKVVREITSNLQNDYGIESPQIEVQQVENPAFNAQIMAERLANSLERGWYFRKAGTSIIRRIMESGALGCEVVISGKLTGARSRVQKFTEGYIKHAGEPSETIVEHGFAIAIKKLGVIGCQVKIVPPGAQLPDHFEVLEPETISKSEPARAEPEEEIPEEDIIGQEIDAEMEAVEDVPKEEDF, encoded by the coding sequence ATGGCAGTTGAAAGAAGGTTCGTGGAAGACGGTGTACGTGCTGCACGTGTGGAAAAATATCTCCGCAAAGAGCTCAAAAGAGCCGGATACGGCGGAACCGAGATCGTCAGGACACCTCTCGGAACACAGATAACAATCTACGCCGAGAAACCCGGTATTGTTATCGGAAAGGGCGGAAAAGTAGTCCGCGAGATCACATCAAATCTCCAGAACGATTACGGCATCGAATCCCCGCAGATCGAAGTCCAGCAAGTTGAAAACCCGGCATTCAATGCACAGATTATGGCAGAACGCCTCGCGAATTCACTGGAGAGAGGCTGGTACTTCCGTAAGGCAGGAACCAGCATCATCAGGCGCATAATGGAATCCGGAGCTCTTGGCTGCGAAGTCGTCATCTCAGGAAAGCTCACCGGAGCAAGGTCGCGTGTCCAGAAATTTACCGAAGGCTACATCAAGCATGCCGGAGAGCCCAGCGAGACAATTGTCGAGCATGGTTTTGCAATTGCAATAAAGAAACTCGGAGTCATCGGTTGTCAGGTAAAGATCGTTCCGCCGGGAGCACAGCTTCCGGACCATTTCGAAGTTTTAGAACCTGAAACAATCAGCAAATCGGAACCTGCCAGGGCAGAACCCGAAGAAGAGATCCCTGAAGAAGATATCATCGGACAGGAGATCGACGCCGAGATGGAAGCTGTTGAAGATGTTCCCAAAGAGGAGGACTTCTGA
- a CDS encoding ribonuclease P protein component 1: MITPGNICRHELIGLKAAVERSTNPSQVGISGIVADETKNMLVIFSGDRLKAVQKKGAVFRMHLPDDTLVRVDGSVLVAQPEKRISMRIRKPR, encoded by the coding sequence GTGATAACACCAGGGAATATCTGCAGGCATGAACTCATCGGTCTTAAGGCAGCGGTAGAGAGATCCACAAATCCTTCACAGGTCGGGATCTCCGGCATCGTTGCAGACGAGACTAAGAACATGCTTGTAATATTCTCAGGTGACCGCCTCAAAGCAGTGCAGAAGAAAGGGGCTGTATTCAGGATGCATCTCCCAGATGATACTCTAGTAAGAGTTGATGGATCGGTGCTTGTTGCGCAGCCTGAAAAAAGAATCAGCATGCGAATTAGAAAACCGAGGTAA
- a CDS encoding 50S ribosomal protein L30 has translation MYFVVQVRGVVNTRKEIKDTLKMLRLHHVNHCVIIPDTPAYTGMIRKVKDYVAYGEATPEILSTLLETRGRLTGDEKLTDEYIKENSKYDGIESFAGAVCSGEAQFNDIPRLKPVLRLHPPRKGYKSIKRTYQQGGALGNYGSDIGNLLYRMR, from the coding sequence ATGTACTTTGTAGTTCAGGTCAGGGGTGTTGTCAACACCCGTAAAGAGATCAAGGACACCCTCAAGATGCTCCGCCTTCACCACGTCAACCACTGCGTAATAATCCCCGACACACCGGCATACACAGGTATGATAAGGAAAGTCAAGGATTACGTGGCATACGGCGAGGCAACACCCGAGATCCTCTCGACGCTCCTTGAGACACGCGGACGTCTTACCGGCGATGAGAAGCTTACCGATGAATACATCAAAGAGAACTCGAAATACGACGGCATCGAATCTTTCGCAGGCGCCGTATGCAGCGGGGAAGCCCAGTTCAACGACATCCCACGATTAAAACCGGTTCTCAGGCTTCACCCGCCAAGAAAGGGATACAAGTCAATCAAGCGCACGTACCAGCAGGGCGGCGCTCTTGGCAACTACGGTAGCGATATCGGGAATCTTCTCTACAGGATGAGGTGA
- a CDS encoding 50S ribosomal protein L18 gives MATGPRYFVSFRRRREGKTNYYSRLKLLLSGKPRMVVRKTNRHIICQLVEAKMEGDRTLVAANSSELVKYGYKGSLANTPAAYLTGMLFAVKAFNAGYETAILDIGLHRATYGAKVFAALRGAVDAGLDIPHNPDILPADERVKGSHIAEYAPERAGDLVENVEAVQDAIMKELK, from the coding sequence ATGGCAACCGGACCAAGGTACTTCGTCTCGTTCCGCAGGAGAAGAGAAGGGAAGACCAACTACTACAGCCGTTTAAAGCTTCTCCTCTCTGGAAAACCCAGAATGGTTGTCAGGAAGACAAACAGGCACATCATATGCCAGCTTGTCGAAGCAAAGATGGAAGGCGACAGGACACTTGTTGCCGCAAACTCGAGTGAACTTGTAAAATACGGTTACAAGGGTTCGCTTGCAAACACCCCCGCAGCATACCTCACCGGAATGCTCTTTGCCGTAAAGGCATTCAACGCGGGATACGAAACGGCGATTCTCGATATCGGACTGCACCGTGCAACATACGGGGCAAAGGTCTTTGCAGCACTCAGAGGAGCGGTCGACGCAGGATTAGATATTCCACACAATCCGGATATCCTCCCTGCCGATGAGAGAGTAAAGGGCTCTCACATTGCAGAGTACGCTCCCGAGAGAGCAGGAGATCTCGTGGAGAATGTCGAAGCCGTTCAGGATGCAATAATGAAGGAGCTGAAATAA
- a CDS encoding 30S ribosomal protein S5, with the protein MAFEQEEWIPLTGLGKQVAAGEISGLDEVLESGRPIKEPQIVDYFLPDLEDDVLDINMVQRMTDSGRRVKFRCVVVVGNRNGYIGFGQGKDVQVGNAIKKAIDNAKINIIKVKRGCGSWECGCGEGHSLPFRVIGKAGSVKVTLMPAPQGIGLVTGDIGKKVLELAGVKDIWSSADGQTRTTINYAKATFNALKESNLVRTGGSK; encoded by the coding sequence ATGGCCTTTGAACAGGAAGAATGGATTCCTCTCACCGGTCTTGGAAAACAGGTGGCAGCGGGAGAGATCTCCGGACTTGATGAAGTTCTTGAGAGCGGAAGGCCTATCAAGGAACCACAGATCGTCGATTACTTCCTCCCCGACCTCGAGGACGACGTACTTGACATCAACATGGTGCAGAGGATGACAGACAGCGGAAGGCGTGTAAAATTCCGCTGTGTCGTAGTTGTAGGAAACCGTAACGGCTACATCGGTTTCGGCCAGGGCAAGGACGTTCAGGTCGGAAACGCCATCAAGAAGGCGATCGATAACGCCAAGATCAATATCATCAAGGTAAAGAGAGGCTGCGGCAGCTGGGAATGCGGATGCGGAGAAGGACACTCGCTCCCGTTCCGTGTAATAGGAAAAGCAGGCAGCGTCAAGGTTACTCTCATGCCGGCACCCCAGGGAATAGGCCTTGTTACCGGTGACATCGGAAAGAAGGTGCTCGAACTTGCAGGTGTAAAGGACATCTGGTCATCAGCAGACGGCCAGACGAGGACCACAATCAACTATGCGAAGGCAACCTTCAACGCACTCAAGGAGTCTAACCTTGTAAGAACCGGAGGGTCGAAGTAA
- a CDS encoding 30S ribosomal protein S4e, whose translation MSNHMKRLTSPTGWRIAKKENKFVIKTAPGPHNRNSMPMAVWLRDHMGLALNMKEVKKILKERSVILNGVPCTDSKLGIGVFDIISIPKVDKYYRILRDKKGDYVSIPISADDAKTRLCKVENKTIVKGGKIQLNLRYGANLIVDSQDYKPKDSIVIGLEGDNRFKVTDHYPFAEGSVAMIIGGSHSGKIGRISKIDTIPGSISNRVYLKDEKSGEDFDTIEEYIFVIGTTEPAVKEWGIEA comes from the coding sequence ATGTCAAATCATATGAAGAGACTCACTTCGCCTACGGGATGGCGTATCGCGAAGAAAGAGAATAAATTCGTCATCAAGACCGCACCGGGCCCCCACAACAGGAACTCGATGCCGATGGCGGTCTGGTTAAGGGACCACATGGGCTTAGCTCTCAACATGAAGGAAGTAAAGAAGATCCTCAAGGAACGTTCGGTAATCCTCAACGGAGTCCCGTGCACGGACTCGAAGCTTGGAATAGGCGTCTTCGACATCATCTCTATCCCGAAGGTTGACAAGTATTACAGGATTCTCCGCGACAAGAAGGGAGACTATGTATCGATACCCATCTCAGCAGATGATGCAAAGACACGCCTCTGCAAGGTCGAGAACAAGACGATCGTAAAGGGCGGAAAGATCCAGCTTAATCTTCGCTACGGTGCGAACCTGATAGTTGATTCACAGGATTACAAGCCCAAAGACTCGATAGTCATCGGACTTGAAGGCGACAACCGCTTTAAAGTGACCGATCACTACCCGTTCGCAGAGGGAAGCGTTGCAATGATCATCGGAGGAAGCCACTCGGGAAAGATCGGCAGAATCTCAAAGATCGATACAATCCCCGGAAGCATTTCGAACAGGGTCTACCTCAAAGACGAAAAGTCGGGCGAGGACTTCGACACCATTGAAGAATACATCTTCGTTATCGGTACGACAGAACCTGCAGTAAAGGAATGGGGGATTGAGGCATGA
- a CDS encoding adenylate kinase has protein sequence MGKRVVITGVPGVGKTTVIDGTKEKLKEENIDYTSINFGTCMFEVACEQGKVKNRDEMRKLDQMEQKELQKTAAQLIAKIQDNVIVDTHCTVSTPGGYLPGLPSWVLQEMKPDMVILVETDVDQILMRRMKDDTRERDTEGYISIKDHQDYNRFMAAAYSMYTGCTVKIIKNQDFLLEKSIEEMMDILR, from the coding sequence ATGGGGAAAAGAGTGGTTATCACCGGTGTACCCGGTGTAGGAAAGACGACTGTAATCGACGGTACAAAAGAAAAGCTAAAGGAAGAGAATATCGACTATACCTCGATCAACTTCGGCACATGTATGTTTGAGGTTGCATGCGAACAGGGCAAGGTCAAGAACCGCGATGAAATGCGTAAACTGGATCAAATGGAACAGAAAGAGCTGCAGAAGACTGCGGCCCAGCTGATCGCCAAGATCCAGGACAACGTAATTGTCGACACACACTGCACGGTCAGCACACCGGGCGGATACCTGCCCGGACTCCCCTCCTGGGTTCTCCAGGAGATGAAACCCGACATGGTCATTCTCGTTGAAACGGATGTGGATCAGATTCTTATGAGAAGGATGAAAGATGATACACGCGAGAGAGACACGGAAGGATATATCTCCATTAAAGATCACCAGGACTATAACCGCTTTATGGCAGCTGCATATTCAATGTATACCGGATGCACTGTCAAGATAATAAAGAACCAGGACTTCCTCCTGGAGAAATCCATCGAAGAAATGATGGATATTCTGAGGTGA
- a CDS encoding 50S ribosomal protein L19e: protein MSDLKNQKRIAAAVLKCGVHRVKLSEDRGEDIANAISREDIRGLIEDGAISAKPVQGVSRGRARELAKKRGYGHRKGQGSRKGAKGARTPSKRTWIKKIRAIRRELRALRDSGEIDAHLYRIMYRKAAGGQFRSVAHMKAQLEQISGRME from the coding sequence ATGAGTGACCTTAAGAACCAGAAGAGAATAGCAGCAGCAGTTCTTAAATGCGGAGTACACAGGGTCAAACTCAGTGAAGACCGCGGCGAGGATATTGCAAATGCAATCTCACGCGAAGATATCAGGGGCCTCATCGAAGATGGTGCAATCAGCGCAAAACCCGTCCAGGGTGTAAGCCGCGGAAGAGCGAGAGAACTCGCCAAAAAACGCGGATACGGACACCGCAAGGGACAGGGAAGCAGGAAAGGTGCAAAGGGAGCACGCACTCCGTCCAAGCGGACATGGATCAAAAAGATCCGTGCAATCAGGAGAGAGCTCCGTGCACTGCGTGACTCCGGCGAGATCGACGCACACTTATACAGGATCATGTACAGGAAGGCAGCAGGCGGTCAGTTCAGGAGCGTAGCCCATATGAAGGCTCAGCTCGAGCAGATCTCAGGGAGGATGGAATAA